The following proteins are co-located in the Polymorphospora rubra genome:
- the ftsE gene encoding cell division ATP-binding protein FtsE, with amino-acid sequence MILLEQVTKTYPKASRPSLDDVSVSIEKGEFVFFIGPSGSGKSTIIKLLLHEVHPSKGKVIVNSRDVTSMRSWKIPHFRRSIGCVFQDFRLLPNRTAYENVAFALEVIGKTKAVARRVVPEVLELVGLGGKEHRYPHELSGGEQQRVAVARAFVNRPLILLADEPTGNLDPDTSIEIMRLLDRINRTGTTVVMVTHDSNIVNQMRRRVIEIESGRIVRDQARGVYG; translated from the coding sequence GTGATTCTGCTCGAGCAAGTGACGAAGACGTACCCGAAGGCGTCCCGGCCGTCGCTGGACGACGTGTCGGTCTCGATCGAGAAGGGCGAGTTCGTCTTCTTCATCGGTCCCTCCGGCTCCGGTAAGTCCACGATCATCAAGTTGCTGCTGCACGAGGTGCATCCCAGCAAGGGCAAGGTCATCGTGAACAGCCGCGACGTCACGTCGATGCGCTCCTGGAAGATCCCTCACTTCCGGCGGTCGATCGGCTGTGTCTTCCAGGACTTCCGACTGCTGCCCAACCGCACCGCGTACGAGAACGTGGCGTTCGCCCTCGAGGTGATCGGCAAGACCAAGGCGGTCGCCCGCCGGGTCGTGCCCGAGGTGCTCGAACTGGTCGGCCTCGGCGGCAAGGAGCACCGCTACCCGCACGAGTTGTCCGGTGGTGAGCAGCAGCGGGTCGCGGTCGCCCGGGCGTTCGTCAACCGTCCGCTGATCCTGCTCGCCGACGAGCCGACCGGTAACCTCGACCCCGACACGTCGATCGAGATCATGCGTCTCCTGGACCGGATCAACCGCACCGGCACGACCGTCGTGATGGTCACCCACGACTCCAACATCGTCAATCAGATGCGCCGCCGCGTCATCGAGATCGAAAGTGGCCGGATCGTCCGCGACCAGGCCCGCGGCGTCTACGGCTAG
- the prfB gene encoding peptide chain release factor 2 — translation MTAADYADQLKTLDATLRNIEAVLDVDRLRREKAELEETASAPDLWDDQARAQQVTSKLSYVNGEIAKLERLRGRLDDAHVLLELAEAENDPGSLEEVGTEIEGLGKAIDELEVRTLLSGEYDSREALVAIRAGAGGVDAADFAEMLLRMYLRWAERHGYPTEVYDTSYAEEAGLKSATFAVKAPYAYGTLSVESGTHRLVRISPFDNQGRRQTSFAGVEVLPVTEQTDHIDIPENEMRVDVYRSSGPGGQSVNTTDSAVRITHIPTGIVVTCQNEKSQLQNKASALRVLQARLLERKRQEEQAKLEGLKTDAAGSWGDQMRSYVLHPYQMVKDLRTEQETGNPSSVFDGDLDGFIEAGIRWRKQRQLAGESA, via the coding sequence GTGACCGCTGCCGATTACGCCGACCAGCTCAAGACACTCGACGCCACACTCCGGAACATCGAGGCAGTCCTCGATGTCGACCGGCTCCGCCGGGAGAAGGCGGAGTTGGAGGAGACGGCCTCCGCCCCTGACCTGTGGGACGACCAGGCGCGTGCCCAGCAGGTGACCTCGAAGCTGTCGTACGTCAATGGCGAGATCGCCAAGCTGGAACGCCTCCGCGGCCGGCTCGACGACGCACACGTGCTGCTCGAGCTGGCCGAGGCCGAGAACGACCCGGGGTCGCTCGAGGAGGTCGGCACCGAGATCGAGGGGCTCGGCAAGGCGATCGACGAGCTCGAGGTCCGGACCCTGCTCAGCGGCGAATACGACTCCCGCGAGGCGCTCGTCGCCATCCGCGCCGGGGCGGGTGGCGTCGACGCCGCCGACTTCGCCGAGATGCTGCTGCGGATGTACCTGCGGTGGGCGGAGCGGCACGGCTACCCCACCGAGGTCTACGACACGTCGTACGCCGAGGAGGCCGGCCTCAAGTCGGCCACCTTCGCGGTCAAGGCTCCGTACGCCTACGGGACGCTGAGTGTCGAGTCGGGCACGCACCGGCTGGTGCGGATCAGTCCGTTCGACAACCAGGGTCGTCGGCAGACGAGCTTCGCGGGGGTCGAGGTGTTGCCGGTCACCGAACAGACCGACCACATCGACATTCCCGAGAACGAGATGCGGGTCGACGTCTACCGTTCGTCGGGTCCCGGTGGACAGAGCGTCAACACCACCGACTCGGCGGTCCGGATCACCCACATCCCGACCGGCATCGTCGTCACGTGTCAGAACGAGAAGTCGCAGCTGCAGAACAAGGCGTCCGCCCTGCGGGTGCTCCAGGCCCGGCTGCTGGAGCGCAAGCGGCAGGAGGAGCAGGCGAAACTCGAGGGTCTGAAGACCGACGCCGCCGGCTCGTGGGGCGACCAGATGCGCTCGTACGTCCTGCACCCGTATCAGATGGTGAAGGATCTCCGAACGGAGCAGGAGACGGGCAATCCGTCCTCGGTTTTCGACGGTGACCTGGACGGATTCATCGAGGCGGGTATCAGGTGGCGCAAGCAGCGGCAGCTGGCGGGGGAGTCGGCCTAG
- a CDS encoding helix-turn-helix domain-containing protein codes for MQPRFLQLSDVAAELNVSDSQVYHMVRSGELPAIKIGGRGQWRVERARLEEYIQRKYAETAEWVQENPLVDREPD; via the coding sequence GTGCAGCCCAGGTTCCTGCAACTGTCCGACGTCGCCGCCGAACTGAACGTTTCGGATTCGCAGGTCTACCACATGGTCCGCAGTGGCGAGCTGCCCGCGATCAAGATCGGTGGGCGGGGTCAGTGGCGGGTGGAGCGAGCCCGGCTGGAGGAGTACATCCAGCGGAAGTACGCCGAGACCGCCGAGTGGGTGCAGGAGAATCCGCTCGTCGATCGCGAGCCCGACTGA
- the ftsX gene encoding permease-like cell division protein FtsX: MRAKYVLSEVMVGLWRNVTMTIAMIITMAVSLTMLGASGLMYMQVNSMKDFYYDQIEVSIFLKGDITEEQRSTLDASLKADPLVAEVIYESKEAAYEKFKAMYQDAPDFVNAVKPDTLPESFRVRLNDPEQYRQIVDKYQANEGIDEIVDQRRLLDKIFGILNSVQNMALIAASIMAIAALLLVGNTIQVAAYSKRREVAVMKLVGASNWFIQAPFVLEAVVAGLIGSIIGFGGLVLAKLFLLDGSLRELTDLLTPIEWNSVLLMFPLMAGVGGLVSAATAWVTLRFYLRV; the protein is encoded by the coding sequence ATGCGCGCGAAATACGTCCTGTCCGAAGTAATGGTCGGGCTGTGGCGCAACGTGACCATGACGATCGCCATGATCATCACCATGGCGGTGTCATTGACCATGCTGGGTGCCAGCGGCCTGATGTACATGCAGGTCAACTCGATGAAGGACTTCTACTACGACCAGATCGAGGTCTCGATCTTCCTCAAGGGCGACATCACCGAGGAGCAGCGCTCCACGCTGGACGCCTCGCTGAAGGCCGACCCGCTCGTCGCCGAGGTCATCTACGAGTCCAAGGAAGCGGCGTACGAGAAGTTCAAGGCGATGTACCAGGACGCCCCCGACTTCGTGAACGCCGTCAAGCCCGACACGTTGCCCGAGTCGTTCCGGGTCCGCCTGAACGATCCCGAGCAGTACCGCCAGATCGTCGACAAGTACCAGGCCAACGAGGGGATCGACGAGATCGTCGACCAGCGCCGGCTGCTCGACAAGATCTTCGGCATCCTCAACTCGGTCCAGAACATGGCGCTGATCGCTGCCTCGATCATGGCCATCGCCGCACTCCTGCTGGTCGGTAACACGATCCAGGTGGCCGCCTACAGCAAGCGCCGGGAAGTCGCGGTCATGAAGCTCGTCGGCGCCTCCAACTGGTTCATCCAGGCGCCGTTCGTGCTGGAGGCCGTCGTCGCGGGTCTGATCGGCTCGATCATCGGCTTCGGTGGTCTGGTCCTCGCCAAGCTCTTCCTGCTCGACGGCTCGCTGCGCGAACTCACCGACCTGCTGACCCCGATCGAGTGGAACAGCGTACTGCTGATGTTCCCGCTCATGGCCGGCGTCGGTGGCCTGGTGAGTGCCGCCACGGCCTGGGTCACGCTCCGCTTCTACCTGCGGGTCTAA
- a CDS encoding rhodanese-like domain-containing protein, whose product MTTTTANPVLAVPPAAPDQAAAWFAARLAAQTDVADVRAALLLADPGFTLVDSRSLAAWRQGHIPGAVHLPTAMIPVRGARLLGPDRPVVTYCWGPGCDGATRAALALARRGHLVKEMIGGIEYWIREGFPLQVGDEIHERPADPLTAPVAH is encoded by the coding sequence ATGACGACAACCACTGCGAACCCGGTGCTGGCGGTGCCACCCGCAGCACCCGACCAGGCCGCCGCCTGGTTCGCCGCCCGCCTGGCCGCGCAGACCGACGTGGCCGACGTACGGGCCGCGCTCCTGCTGGCCGACCCCGGCTTCACCCTGGTCGACAGCCGTTCCCTCGCCGCCTGGCGGCAGGGCCACATCCCGGGCGCGGTACACCTGCCGACCGCGATGATCCCGGTCCGCGGCGCCCGGCTGCTCGGCCCCGACCGACCGGTGGTCACCTACTGCTGGGGACCGGGCTGCGACGGCGCCACCCGGGCCGCGCTCGCCCTGGCCCGGCGCGGCCACCTGGTCAAGGAGATGATCGGCGGGATCGAGTACTGGATCCGCGAAGGGTTCCCGCTCCAGGTCGGCGACGAGATCCACGAGCGGCCCGCCGACCCGCTGACCGCCCCGGTGGCGCACTGA
- a CDS encoding PadR family transcriptional regulator: MADSQINPTAAALLGLLHEGPMTGGQLMAAAERRLAPYWSMTRSQVYRELPALADMGYVRLGKPGPRSSQPYAITAAGKRAFSRWLTEAPGRDAVRNPIALRVAFGQQHSGNQLSSLYAGASDYHSEALSHAREQVKEAKKAGDGYGAAALEFAVAYHKAALTWLKAVPAG, from the coding sequence ATGGCGGATTCTCAGATCAATCCCACGGCGGCCGCTCTGCTGGGCCTCCTCCACGAAGGACCGATGACCGGCGGTCAGCTCATGGCCGCGGCCGAGCGGCGGCTCGCGCCCTACTGGTCGATGACACGCAGCCAGGTCTACCGGGAACTACCGGCCCTGGCCGACATGGGTTACGTCCGGCTCGGCAAGCCCGGCCCCCGGTCCAGCCAGCCCTACGCGATCACTGCGGCGGGCAAGCGGGCGTTCTCCCGCTGGCTGACCGAGGCCCCCGGCCGCGACGCCGTACGCAACCCGATCGCGCTGCGCGTGGCGTTCGGCCAGCAGCACTCCGGCAACCAGTTGAGCAGCCTCTACGCCGGCGCGAGCGACTACCACTCCGAGGCCCTCAGCCACGCCCGTGAGCAGGTCAAAGAGGCCAAGAAGGCGGGCGACGGATACGGTGCCGCGGCGCTGGAGTTCGCGGTCGCCTACCACAAGGCGGCCCTCACCTGGCTGAAGGCGGTGCCGGCCGGCTGA
- a CDS encoding serine/threonine-protein kinase, translated as MDTLLDGRYRLEREIARGAIGAVWRAVDTRDGTAVAVKLLRPEAAEQPDLVEAFIAEAELLALLDHPCVVRRRDFVDASAGDDGAAGELALVMDLVEGEDLRRRVRRDGPVPAAIAADVVAQVADALSYLHGRGIVHGDVKPGNLLVPADGGPVRLVDFGVARAVEGVPERATHATPEYVAPEVVAGAPPTPAADVYALGIVLFELICGRSPFRGGPPTEVINRHATCTPVPPPGLPSVLWPIIENCLAVDPAQRPRASLLAVRLRAVQLELDGTTALPALTADAVTWWPRPAGATTGLAKVAQPVTWVPLRAAPVSPASAYSGRMVAIPVAGFEAAQVTPTAPVVLGAAYGTASPWPGAVTEPLPTSGAGKTVRRGRAPLVVAGVGAAAVLLAAVLGGLALLRASDAGPVRTGGPATVPAPTAPAGDRVSPPPGTDPSTAPGGQSSEPGPGPSGGAEQPDGGPVGPPAGPGPAGPDGPGQPLVPGTPGPGLTEVPRPGMSGMPGIGDPMPTFPRAGGPGTAG; from the coding sequence ATGGATACTCTGCTCGACGGCCGGTACCGACTCGAGCGGGAGATCGCCCGCGGCGCGATCGGCGCCGTGTGGCGGGCGGTCGACACCCGCGACGGCACCGCGGTGGCGGTGAAGCTGCTGCGTCCGGAGGCCGCCGAGCAACCCGACCTCGTGGAGGCGTTCATCGCCGAGGCGGAGCTGCTGGCCCTGCTCGACCATCCGTGCGTCGTACGGCGCCGGGACTTCGTCGACGCCTCGGCCGGTGACGACGGGGCAGCCGGCGAGTTGGCCCTGGTGATGGACCTGGTCGAGGGCGAGGACCTGCGCCGGCGGGTACGCCGGGATGGGCCGGTGCCGGCGGCCATCGCCGCGGACGTGGTGGCCCAGGTCGCGGACGCGCTGTCCTACCTGCACGGGCGTGGCATCGTGCACGGCGACGTCAAGCCGGGAAACCTGCTGGTGCCGGCGGACGGCGGCCCGGTCCGGCTGGTCGACTTCGGGGTGGCCAGGGCGGTCGAGGGGGTGCCGGAGCGGGCCACCCACGCCACTCCGGAGTACGTCGCCCCGGAGGTCGTCGCCGGCGCGCCGCCCACCCCGGCGGCCGACGTCTACGCGTTGGGCATCGTGCTCTTCGAGCTGATCTGCGGCCGCAGCCCGTTCCGGGGCGGCCCGCCGACCGAGGTCATCAACCGGCACGCGACCTGTACCCCGGTGCCGCCGCCGGGGTTGCCGTCGGTGCTCTGGCCGATCATCGAGAACTGCCTCGCGGTCGACCCGGCGCAGCGGCCGCGCGCGTCGCTGCTGGCCGTCCGGTTGCGCGCGGTCCAGTTGGAACTGGACGGTACGACCGCACTGCCGGCCCTGACCGCCGACGCGGTGACCTGGTGGCCGCGGCCGGCCGGGGCGACGACCGGGCTGGCCAAGGTGGCCCAACCGGTGACCTGGGTCCCATTGCGGGCGGCACCGGTCTCGCCGGCGTCGGCGTACTCCGGCCGGATGGTCGCGATCCCGGTCGCCGGGTTCGAGGCGGCGCAGGTCACCCCGACCGCGCCGGTCGTGCTCGGTGCCGCGTACGGCACGGCGAGCCCGTGGCCCGGTGCGGTGACCGAGCCCCTGCCGACGTCCGGGGCGGGCAAGACCGTCCGACGTGGCCGGGCACCGCTGGTGGTGGCCGGGGTGGGGGCGGCGGCCGTACTGCTGGCCGCCGTGCTCGGGGGGCTCGCGCTGCTGCGCGCTTCGGACGCCGGGCCCGTGCGGACCGGTGGCCCGGCGACGGTGCCGGCACCCACCGCGCCGGCCGGTGACCGGGTCTCCCCGCCGCCGGGTACCGACCCGTCGACCGCGCCGGGTGGGCAGTCGTCCGAGCCGGGGCCTGGGCCGTCCGGTGGAGCGGAACAGCCGGACGGTGGACCGGTCGGACCACCGGCCGGGCCGGGGCCCGCCGGGCCGGACGGTCCGGGCCAACCGTTGGTGCCCGGCACGCCGGGCCCGGGGCTGACGGAGGTCCCCCGACCGGGTATGAGCGGGATGCCGGGTATCGGCGATCCGATGCCGACGTTCCCCCGGGCCGGAGGGCCCGGAACGGCCGGTTAA
- a CDS encoding DUF6912 family protein — protein MPELIRVYVPATVPMLAILRAEGTLPGPAAHAVTPALREWYAEGDEEELEYVAFTRAAQAALPLLHADSDAPRRRVVVSADLPASAVRPGEYELGSSTVGLAGPVPVRAVAAIHVDSPDAADDVAAAAAVVERALAGDDDAQFTVDGTEDHELEWYDASELPILLDA, from the coding sequence GTGCCAGAACTGATCAGGGTGTACGTCCCGGCCACCGTGCCGATGCTGGCGATCCTGCGGGCCGAGGGCACCCTCCCCGGCCCGGCCGCGCACGCGGTGACCCCGGCCCTGCGGGAGTGGTACGCCGAGGGCGACGAGGAAGAGCTGGAGTACGTCGCCTTCACCCGCGCCGCCCAGGCCGCGCTCCCGCTGCTGCACGCCGACTCGGACGCACCCCGCCGACGGGTGGTCGTCTCGGCCGACCTGCCGGCCTCGGCGGTCCGCCCCGGCGAGTACGAACTCGGCTCCAGCACCGTCGGGCTGGCCGGACCGGTCCCGGTCCGGGCGGTCGCCGCGATCCACGTCGACAGCCCCGACGCGGCCGACGACGTCGCCGCCGCGGCCGCCGTCGTCGAGCGGGCCCTGGCCGGTGACGACGACGCGCAGTTCACCGTCGACGGGACCGAGGACCACGAACTGGAGTGGTACGACGCCTCCGAGCTGCCGATCCTGCTCGACGCCTGA
- a CDS encoding helicase-associated domain-containing protein, translated as MASPLTRWLAGRSPDELAAVLVRRPDALTAPAVTDLGSLAARLQRHESVAAALARLPAPAVQLVEAMQALGGPAVPRTRLAELVGRDPDDAELAATLEILAQRALVWPDGDELRMAGALWSAFTYPLGLGLPAAELSHALLPPQLHDLARLWRLPSATPDALVTALTDPDRIRAMVAAAPAEVRLLLDRVAHDGPLTEAPDDFETTRPDGSALEWAIRRGLLVWDGWRHAHLPREVGLALRGPHWRAPFAPRPPRLVLGEASAEAVDRETVAAASTAVERVAAVVEATAASPVALLKAGGVGSRELRRLARTVGCDEPEVRLWLELAYAAGLVGVAREEVLPTDAYDDWARAEPGGRLPALLRGWQRLPAVPLAASTGDGGRPPAALLRDGSGLAALDLRPALLRTLDELPAGRGSTDPDRLTDALTWQLPLLSGQRDGALAAGLWREAQLVGVVAHGVLTPLGRALLHAPDTLEEVAAALLPASVGSAVFQNDLTVVVPGLPAAALAELLDAAARRESRGGAATWRFSAASVRAALDAGHEPAPLLADLRRAAAGGHLPQALEYLVNDVGRQHGRIRVRAVGCILHADDPALVAEIASARALRPLELRILAPTVLASAQPMAKTLNALRAAGFAPIGEDGDGEVRVERPTRRRAPALRGGRVSSPVRGASAHGTSAPGRIASAPDGSVSAPGRAGRAEGGGDGSAEGGSGTGRAAAELAERLLATVAAGLPDAPDGRAFDLLTSPDVEPPALTTELVRPLVERHAAHLRANERALLVDATVGGGRVKIDYCDSSGELTTRVIEPLDVDRHLLTAWCHLRDDERMFALDRIESVTPA; from the coding sequence GTGGCCTCACCGCTGACCCGCTGGCTCGCCGGCCGCTCCCCCGACGAACTGGCCGCCGTCCTGGTCCGCCGGCCCGACGCCCTGACCGCCCCGGCCGTCACCGACCTCGGCTCGCTCGCCGCCCGTCTGCAACGGCACGAGTCGGTCGCCGCCGCCCTGGCCCGGCTGCCGGCCCCGGCCGTGCAGCTCGTCGAGGCGATGCAGGCGCTGGGCGGCCCGGCGGTGCCCCGTACCCGACTGGCCGAACTGGTCGGACGCGACCCGGACGACGCCGAACTCGCCGCCACGCTGGAGATCCTCGCCCAGCGGGCGCTGGTCTGGCCCGACGGCGACGAACTGCGGATGGCCGGCGCGCTGTGGTCGGCGTTCACCTACCCGCTCGGGCTCGGCCTGCCCGCCGCCGAACTGTCCCACGCCCTGCTCCCGCCGCAACTGCACGACCTGGCCAGGTTGTGGCGGCTGCCGTCCGCGACGCCCGACGCGCTCGTCACCGCCCTCACCGATCCGGACCGGATCCGCGCGATGGTGGCCGCCGCCCCGGCCGAGGTACGTCTGCTGCTGGACCGCGTCGCACACGACGGCCCGCTCACCGAGGCGCCGGACGACTTCGAGACCACCCGACCCGACGGCTCCGCCCTGGAGTGGGCGATCCGCCGGGGCCTGCTGGTGTGGGACGGCTGGCGGCACGCCCACCTGCCCCGCGAGGTCGGCCTCGCGCTGCGCGGGCCGCACTGGCGGGCGCCGTTCGCGCCGCGCCCGCCCCGACTGGTGCTCGGCGAGGCGTCCGCCGAAGCGGTCGACCGGGAGACCGTCGCCGCCGCCAGCACCGCCGTCGAGCGGGTCGCCGCCGTGGTCGAGGCCACGGCCGCGAGTCCGGTCGCCCTGTTGAAGGCCGGCGGCGTCGGCAGCCGGGAACTACGCCGGCTGGCCCGTACCGTCGGCTGCGACGAGCCCGAGGTACGGCTGTGGCTCGAACTCGCCTACGCGGCCGGGCTGGTCGGCGTCGCCCGCGAGGAGGTACTGCCGACCGACGCGTACGACGACTGGGCGCGGGCCGAACCGGGCGGCCGGCTGCCGGCGCTGCTACGCGGCTGGCAGCGGCTGCCCGCCGTACCGCTGGCGGCCTCGACCGGCGACGGCGGGCGACCGCCCGCGGCCCTGCTGCGCGACGGGTCCGGGCTGGCCGCCCTCGATCTGCGGCCGGCGCTGCTGCGCACCCTGGACGAGCTGCCGGCCGGTCGGGGCAGCACCGACCCGGATCGGCTCACCGACGCGCTGACCTGGCAGCTGCCGCTGCTCTCCGGCCAGCGGGACGGCGCCCTCGCGGCCGGGCTCTGGCGGGAGGCCCAACTCGTCGGGGTGGTGGCACACGGTGTGCTGACCCCGCTCGGCCGGGCACTGCTCCACGCCCCCGACACGCTGGAGGAGGTGGCGGCGGCACTGCTGCCGGCCTCGGTCGGGTCCGCGGTGTTCCAGAACGACCTGACCGTCGTCGTACCCGGCCTGCCGGCCGCGGCGCTGGCCGAACTGCTCGACGCGGCTGCCCGGCGGGAGTCCCGGGGCGGCGCGGCGACCTGGCGCTTCAGCGCCGCCTCCGTACGCGCCGCGCTCGACGCCGGCCACGAGCCGGCCCCGCTGCTGGCCGACCTGCGCCGCGCCGCCGCCGGCGGTCACCTGCCGCAGGCCCTGGAATACCTGGTCAACGACGTCGGCCGGCAACACGGCCGGATCCGGGTACGCGCCGTCGGCTGCATCCTGCACGCCGACGACCCGGCCCTGGTCGCCGAGATCGCCTCGGCCCGGGCCCTGCGCCCGCTCGAACTGCGGATCCTCGCCCCGACCGTGCTGGCCAGTGCCCAGCCGATGGCGAAGACCCTGAACGCGCTGCGGGCGGCCGGATTCGCCCCGATCGGCGAGGACGGCGACGGCGAGGTCCGCGTCGAGCGGCCCACCCGCCGACGCGCCCCGGCGCTGCGCGGTGGTCGCGTGTCGTCGCCGGTTCGCGGCGCGTCGGCTCACGGCACGTCGGCTCCGGGGCGCATCGCTTCGGCGCCGGACGGCAGTGTGTCGGCACCGGGCCGCGCGGGCCGGGCCGAAGGCGGCGGTGACGGGTCGGCCGAGGGCGGGTCCGGCACCGGCCGGGCAGCGGCCGAACTCGCCGAACGGCTGCTCGCCACCGTGGCCGCCGGGCTCCCCGACGCCCCGGACGGCCGGGCATTCGACCTGCTCACGTCACCCGACGTCGAGCCGCCGGCCTTGACCACAGAGCTGGTCCGGCCGCTGGTCGAGCGGCACGCCGCCCACCTGCGGGCCAACGAGCGGGCGCTGCTGGTCGACGCGACCGTCGGGGGCGGCCGGGTGAAGATCGACTACTGCGATTCGTCGGGTGAACTGACCACCCGGGTCATCGAGCCGCTGGACGTCGACCGGCACCTGCTCACCGCCTGGTGCCACCTACGTGACGACGAGCGGATGTTCGCCCTCGACCGCATCGAGTCCGTCACCCCGGCCTGA
- a CDS encoding M23 family metallopeptidase, whose product MDSYRTFRHVALIATVFAVMFASACPVNANPRDDQKRIEDEMARAGSILEGATERAQQAAKLLAAANGALPAAQSLVAQRRGVVAAAETAASTARRKADEAQTALKAATDRYAESERQVEAARERAAGFVVANYKGSDLATINMLLASRGILDAADRYGYFERIMSTEKAAIDALSNARLDAKQSQNEATLARQAAEAARIEADRALADARAAQAQAEAAAAQVVALTTQRTEALAVAEQERGASLARYEEAKREAARIEAELAAWEARQAATRPPANNAPPPAAKPGAKFLMPVRGWKSSDYGMRFDPYYKVWQLHAGVDIAAGGGQPIYAAADGTVIRAGWNGGYGNYTCLSHGRSGGKGLSTCYAHQSSIGVRAGQYVRRGQVIGRVGTTGASTGNHLHFEVRLNGSPTNPLSWLPGCLC is encoded by the coding sequence GTGGACTCGTATCGGACGTTTCGCCATGTCGCACTGATCGCGACCGTCTTCGCGGTCATGTTCGCCTCGGCGTGCCCGGTCAACGCCAACCCCCGCGACGACCAGAAACGTATCGAGGACGAGATGGCCCGGGCCGGATCGATCCTCGAGGGAGCCACCGAGCGGGCCCAGCAGGCGGCGAAGCTCCTCGCGGCCGCGAACGGCGCCCTGCCCGCCGCGCAGAGCCTCGTCGCGCAGCGCCGTGGTGTGGTCGCCGCCGCCGAGACCGCGGCCAGCACCGCCCGGCGCAAGGCCGACGAGGCGCAGACCGCGCTGAAGGCCGCCACCGACCGGTACGCCGAATCCGAACGCCAGGTCGAAGCCGCCCGGGAACGCGCCGCCGGCTTCGTCGTCGCCAACTACAAGGGCAGCGACCTCGCCACGATCAACATGCTGCTCGCGTCCCGCGGCATTCTCGACGCCGCCGACCGGTACGGCTACTTCGAGCGGATCATGAGCACCGAGAAGGCCGCCATCGACGCGCTGAGCAACGCCCGGCTCGACGCCAAGCAGAGTCAGAACGAGGCCACCCTGGCCCGGCAGGCCGCCGAGGCCGCCCGGATCGAGGCCGACCGGGCCCTCGCCGACGCCCGGGCCGCCCAGGCGCAGGCCGAGGCCGCCGCCGCCCAGGTCGTCGCATTGACCACCCAGCGCACCGAAGCGCTCGCCGTCGCCGAGCAGGAGCGTGGCGCCAGCCTCGCCAGGTATGAGGAGGCCAAGCGCGAGGCCGCCCGGATCGAGGCGGAACTCGCCGCCTGGGAGGCCCGCCAGGCCGCCACCAGGCCGCCGGCCAACAATGCCCCGCCGCCGGCGGCCAAACCCGGCGCCAAGTTCCTCATGCCGGTACGCGGCTGGAAGTCCAGCGACTACGGCATGCGGTTCGACCCCTACTACAAGGTGTGGCAACTACACGCGGGCGTCGACATCGCGGCCGGTGGCGGCCAGCCCATCTACGCGGCCGCCGACGGCACCGTGATCCGCGCCGGCTGGAACGGCGGGTACGGCAACTACACCTGCCTCAGCCACGGCAGGTCGGGCGGCAAGGGGTTGAGCACCTGCTACGCCCACCAGTCCAGCATCGGCGTACGGGCCGGTCAGTACGTGCGCCGGGGCCAGGTCATCGGCCGGGTCGGCACCACCGGCGCCTCGACCGGCAACCACCTGCACTTCGAGGTACGTCTCAACGGCTCGCCCACCAACCCGCTGAGCTGGCTCCCCGGCTGCCTCTGCTGA
- a CDS encoding Lrp/AsnC family transcriptional regulator, whose translation MAMGSAALDQTDWRILAALQADGRASYADLARTVAMSPSAVAERVRRLEETGVIAGYRAIVRPDRVGLEIMALVRLRYPTGNYRPFQALLDTTPEIIEAHHVTGEDCFVLKVVARSMRHLESVTGRISGLGGVTTSVVYSSPLPGRDLAAGAVEGAAGPHG comes from the coding sequence ATGGCCATGGGATCAGCGGCGCTCGACCAGACGGACTGGCGGATCCTCGCCGCGCTGCAGGCCGACGGCCGGGCCAGCTACGCCGACCTGGCCCGTACCGTCGCCATGTCGCCGAGCGCCGTCGCCGAACGCGTCCGGCGGTTGGAGGAGACCGGCGTGATCGCCGGTTACCGGGCGATCGTCCGGCCGGACCGGGTCGGCCTGGAGATCATGGCGCTCGTCCGGCTGCGCTACCCGACGGGCAACTACCGGCCGTTCCAGGCGCTGCTCGACACCACCCCGGAGATCATCGAGGCCCACCACGTGACCGGGGAGGACTGCTTCGTACTCAAGGTGGTGGCCCGGTCGATGCGCCACCTGGAGTCGGTGACCGGGCGGATCTCGGGGCTGGGCGGGGTGACGACCAGCGTGGTCTATTCCAGCCCGCTGCCCGGCCGCGACCTGGCCGCCGGTGCCGTCGAGGGGGCGGCCGGGCCGCACGGGTAG